The nucleotide window GTATGGCATGATTTGATCTAATATAGATTCACCCTTCATTTGAGAATTACTAAGATAAACTCCAATTAAAAATCCTAAAAAAAGGGTTGAAATGAAAAAGAAAGAGGTTTGGTAATCAAAAGAGAAATTTCTTAACTTTTTCTTTTTCATTTATTTATGCAAGATTATTTTAGAAACTTTAATGCTCTCTTATCGCCGCTTTTTAAAGCTTCATTAAACCAATATTTTGCTGTTTGTTCATTTGAATCCACACCAAGACCTTCAAGATAATAAAGACCTAGGTAATATTTTGCTTTAGCATTTCCTTGCTTAGCTGCGTTTTCAAACCAGGAAATAGCATTTTGATAATCTTCTTTCTTTCCATAACAACATCCAACTTCCATAGTAGCTTCATTGTTTCCATTATCAGAAGCCAATTTAAGCCATTCCATTGCTTTGTCGAGATTCTGGTCAACTCCTTGACCTATTAAATATTTAATTCCGATTGCATATTGGCAATGAGAGTCTCCTGCTAAAGCACCTTCTTCGTAATATTTCGCGGCTTTTTGAAAGTCTTGCTTATATCCTTCACCTTTTTCGTGCATCATAGCAAGCAACGAACATGCCATAGCATTACCGTCGTTTTTATAAGAAACTTCGAGTAATTTTTTTGCCATATTAATATTCTTAGGTACAATACTTCCCTCTAAGTAGTAACCGCCAAGTGTACTTTGAGCAAGTGAAAAGCCTCTTTGTGCAGAGCGCTCCATAAATTTAATTGCTTGCTTATTATCTTTTTTAATTCCTTGTCCTTCCATAGACATAATGGCAAGAAAAAATAATGCCTTTGGATGATTCTGATTAGCAGCAAAATTAAAAAACATTTGGGCTTGAAGAAAGTCAGATGGATACCCCTCACCTAAATAAAATTTACGACCTAATTGATATTGTGCTTCCGCGTCTCCTTCAGATAAGGCTTTTCGTTCAAGTTCAGTTGCACCGTTAGCAAAATCGCACATACTAAATAAAAATAATGTACTTAATATTGTTATTACTAATTTATTTTTTAACATAATTACCTACGTTTATAAAAAAGAGTTTTTTACTTATAAGTAATTAGGTTTTATAAGTCTACGATTTATAGCATCGCTTATTAGATAATTTTTAAACGAATTTTAGTTATGGGAATATTTCCAGGTAATTTTATAAAGGCTTCATTAGGTTTTAGTGTCATTATATCTGATGAAGAAACTAGAGGAATAACCTTTTTGTTTGCTGATAAAGTAACACCGTCTCTCACTTCGTGTGCACCATAAGATAAGCCCTCATTAAATTCTAATATCTCTCTTTCTCCAAAACTTCTTGAAATGCTATTAGAACTTTCGGGGTCATAGTCTGCAAAAACAATTCTAGTTGCGCAATTACTAACTATTGTTTTAGTTATACTTTTGCCATAAATAGTTTCTAATTGAGAAGGTGCTTGGAGCGCTATAACTGCACAACCACCATATTTTCTCCCCTCAGTAAGTAAAGTTTCTAGACCTTGTAATTTATTTAAAGTTGGCAACTCATCAATTATATACCATATCCTTCTATCTAAATTCGGCTCTAAATCTAGTAAACTGCGTATTGCTATAGAATACCAGCAGCTAATAAGAGGAACCATAGCAGCTCTTTGGCGTGGGTCACAAGACAGGAAAAGCCAACTGTCGTCATCAGAATTTTGAACCCATTTTTTAATTGAAAATGGATCTTGTGTGTCCTTTAATAATTCCAGAAATCCTAAATAAGAAGCGGCAACAGATCTTACCGAAGCAGCTGTTTTTTCGGAATTCATATCGATAGAAGCCATTGCTTTAGTGCCTTCTAAGAAACTGCATAGATTAGGCAAAGGTTCATATAAAACCCATCTTTTTAGGTCTGATAAAGTATTACTAATTTTAAGTTTGATTAGTAATGAGCTTAAAAGAGATCGTCCAGCTATTTTCCAATAATTATCTTGGTCGGAATGATTAAGCGGTATAAAGCTTTCAGCTATACTTTCAAAATCGAATGAATCTTCACATTCAATCCAGGGATGCCATTTTAAACTTTTACTATCTGTTGGATTTAGAATAATGTCCTTATCTTCCCTATAGTATTTTTTTATGAAAGTTCCAGTAGTATCTACAATTACTGTTTTTTGCTTATTGGTACGAATTTGATCTAGAAAATGAAATAAGCATACTGTTTTGCCACTTCCAGTTCCCCCCGTTATTAAAAAATGTTTTGTTTCCGAATTTTTTAATAATGGAAGTTTACCTATATTTAATTTTGATGCTTTATTAGTAAGAAGTAGCTTTAATTTCAAAAAGATTGGTGAAATTATTTTATTTCCAGAAATATGCCTTTTTCTTTGCCATAAATAACCTCTAAAAAAGAAGTAAGCAATGATAAGGCAAAAAATCATACAAGCATATTTTAGGGTATTTAAGACTATTTGTAATGATATTAAAATAAGCTTATCGTAATAGGGTTTAGTTGCATTTTTAATTTGTATAGATTTAAAACTAATTGGTTTTTGGTAACGAACATGACTAATTTTCTCCCATGTTGTTGGATTTATTTCAATTTCATCTAACATTGAAGATTGAATGTAATACCAAGTACTATAAAAATAAACCGATGGGACTTGAATCAACTTAAAAGAAAAAAGCAAAATACCAATTAAGAATGAAGTAAATAATGCTGTTTTTATTACTTGTCGGA belongs to Candidatus Rubidus massiliensis and includes:
- the hcpC gene encoding Putative beta-lactamase HcpC precursor → MLKNKLVITILSTLFLFSMCDFANGATELERKALSEGDAEAQYQLGRKFYLGEGYPSDFLQAQMFFNFAANQNHPKALFFLAIMSMEGQGIKKDNKQAIKFMERSAQRGFSLAQSTLGGYYLEGSIVPKNINMAKKLLEVSYKNDGNAMACSLLAMMHEKGEGYKQDFQKAAKYYEEGALAGDSHCQYAIGIKYLIGQGVDQNLDKAMEWLKLASDNGNNEATMEVGCCYGKKEDYQNAISWFENAAKQGNAKAKYYLGLYYLEGLGVDSNEQTAKYWFNEALKSGDKRALKFLK
- the traD gene encoding DNA transport protein TraD; this encodes MAFAKILTEGGQIWIHRIRMIRQVIKTALFTSFLIGILLFSFKLIQVPSVYFYSTWYYIQSSMLDEIEINPTTWEKISHVRYQKPISFKSIQIKNATKPYYDKLILISLQIVLNTLKYACMIFCLIIAYFFFRGYLWQRKRHISGNKIISPIFLKLKLLLTNKASKLNIGKLPLLKNSETKHFLITGGTGSGKTVCLFHFLDQIRTNKQKTVIVDTTGTFIKKYYREDKDIILNPTDSKSLKWHPWIECEDSFDFESIAESFIPLNHSDQDNYWKIAGRSLLSSLLIKLKISNTLSDLKRWVLYEPLPNLCSFLEGTKAMASIDMNSEKTAASVRSVAASYLGFLELLKDTQDPFSIKKWVQNSDDDSWLFLSCDPRQRAAMVPLISCWYSIAIRSLLDLEPNLDRRIWYIIDELPTLNKLQGLETLLTEGRKYGGCAVIALQAPSQLETIYGKSITKTIVSNCATRIVFADYDPESSNSISRSFGEREILEFNEGLSYGAHEVRDGVTLSANKKVIPLVSSSDIMTLKPNEAFIKLPGNIPITKIRLKII